One region of Salinibacterium sp. TMP30 genomic DNA includes:
- a CDS encoding MFS transporter, with product MTRDQRLILTIAILASFVAFLDSSVINVALPAIRDELGGGLSTQQWVVDAYLITLGSLILLAGSLSDVFGRIVILRIGLIAFGVTSVLIALAPTAELMIVLRGFQGVAGALLVPSSLALIMSTFRGPAQARAIGQWTAWTSAAFIVGPVLGGIFVDVLSWRLVFAINVVPIAATLWMLVVLGQKDERNRETRIDYLGAVLGIVGLGGPVFALIEQGNYGWGSPAILVPLIVGLISLVAFVLWQRRAPQPMLPLALFRERNFSMGNIATIFIYGALALGGFIVVVYLQEVAGYAATFAALAFLPSSIGIILLSSYFGRLSGKYGPRIFMTVGPLLGGIGYVTFLSMQESVNYFTQVLPGVVLFSVGLSMTVAPLTSAILGAISARQAGIGSAVNNAVSRIAGLITVALVGVIVVGPLTVDNFHRVIIVTAALFFAGAVVSFVGIRNPVHAEAESTDVATPRA from the coding sequence TGGCGTTTCTTGATAGTTCGGTCATCAATGTTGCGTTGCCCGCGATCCGCGACGAGCTGGGTGGCGGTCTCAGCACGCAGCAGTGGGTCGTCGACGCCTATCTCATCACTTTAGGCTCGCTGATCTTGCTCGCCGGATCGCTCTCTGACGTTTTCGGCCGCATTGTTATTTTGCGCATTGGGCTCATCGCGTTTGGTGTCACGTCGGTGCTCATTGCGCTAGCTCCTACTGCGGAGCTCATGATTGTCTTGCGGGGATTTCAAGGTGTCGCCGGTGCGCTGCTGGTGCCCAGTTCCCTCGCACTCATCATGTCGACGTTTCGCGGTCCGGCACAGGCCCGTGCTATAGGCCAGTGGACAGCGTGGACAAGTGCAGCGTTCATTGTTGGTCCCGTGCTGGGCGGCATCTTTGTCGATGTGCTCAGCTGGCGGCTCGTTTTCGCTATCAACGTTGTGCCGATCGCGGCGACCCTGTGGATGCTGGTGGTGCTTGGCCAGAAAGACGAACGCAATCGGGAAACCCGCATCGACTACCTCGGGGCCGTATTGGGAATCGTCGGTCTCGGTGGACCCGTCTTTGCCCTCATCGAACAGGGAAATTATGGGTGGGGGAGCCCGGCTATTCTCGTGCCCCTCATTGTTGGGCTGATCAGTCTGGTCGCCTTTGTGCTGTGGCAGCGCCGCGCACCCCAACCGATGTTGCCGCTCGCACTGTTTCGGGAGCGCAATTTCAGTATGGGAAACATCGCGACGATTTTCATCTATGGGGCTCTGGCTTTGGGCGGATTCATCGTGGTCGTTTATCTCCAAGAGGTTGCGGGTTACGCGGCGACCTTCGCGGCGCTCGCGTTCTTGCCGTCGTCGATTGGCATCATCCTGCTCTCGTCGTATTTCGGTCGCCTGAGCGGTAAATATGGACCGCGAATTTTTATGACTGTTGGTCCGCTGTTAGGAGGGATCGGCTACGTAACATTCCTGTCGATGCAAGAGAGCGTCAACTACTTCACGCAAGTCTTACCGGGCGTTGTGCTCTTCTCGGTGGGCCTGTCGATGACAGTGGCCCCTTTGACCTCGGCAATTCTTGGAGCGATTTCGGCACGTCAAGCCGGAATCGGATCTGCCGTGAACAACGCCGTCTCCCGAATTGCGGGGCTCATCACGGTTGCGCTTGTGGGGGTGATCGTGGTCGGACCCTTGACGGTCGACAACTTTCACCGTGTCATCATCGTCACGGCAGCGCTATTCTTCGCGGGTGCCGTCGTGTCGTTTGTGGGCATCCGTAATCCTGTTCATGCTGAGGCCGAATCAACGGATGTCGCCACTCCTCGTGCCTAG
- a CDS encoding UbiA family prenyltransferase — protein MLHALFRSSHPGPTVAVSFIAFALALGIGLDPWRIVVVTLMILCNQFSIGLSNDWLDAARDSRNGREDKPIASGEITSATVARAAILLAAASIALSLTIGGLAALAHVLFLASGWLYNVGLKSTTASVIPYIIGFGSLPAIVTLAADPPRLAHGWALAAGALLGVAAHFSNVLPDLDDDSVTGVRGLPHRLGARISGLVIAASLVSASLTIVLGAGSAITVVSIIGLTLTLILAVASVVLVIRNTMKRILFRLTIAAALINVALLLLSAPRLS, from the coding sequence ATGCTTCACGCTCTTTTCCGCTCATCACACCCCGGTCCCACCGTTGCGGTCTCGTTCATAGCCTTCGCCCTCGCCCTGGGCATTGGACTCGATCCGTGGAGGATCGTTGTCGTGACGCTAATGATTCTCTGCAATCAATTCTCCATCGGGCTCTCGAATGACTGGCTAGATGCGGCACGCGATAGTCGCAACGGTCGCGAGGATAAGCCCATCGCAAGCGGAGAGATCACCTCGGCAACTGTCGCTCGGGCTGCGATTCTTCTCGCAGCAGCATCCATTGCACTCTCGCTGACGATAGGCGGACTCGCTGCACTCGCTCACGTGCTTTTTCTTGCCAGTGGCTGGCTATACAACGTCGGGCTCAAGTCGACCACAGCATCCGTGATTCCGTACATCATCGGTTTTGGCTCGCTCCCGGCAATCGTGACACTCGCCGCCGACCCTCCGCGGCTTGCTCATGGCTGGGCACTCGCTGCCGGTGCTCTGCTCGGAGTCGCCGCCCACTTCAGCAACGTCTTGCCTGACCTCGACGATGACAGCGTCACTGGAGTGCGTGGGCTCCCCCACCGACTCGGCGCACGCATCTCAGGGCTTGTGATCGCTGCGAGTCTAGTTTCAGCATCCCTCACCATTGTTCTCGGCGCGGGAAGCGCCATAACGGTTGTCTCGATTATCGGCTTGACTCTCACGCTCATACTCGCCGTCGCCAGTGTCGTGCTGGTCATACGAAACACGATGAAGCGCATTCTGTTTCGCCTCACGATTGCGGCAGCGTTGATCAATGTGGCTCTACTGCTGCTCTCGGCTCCCCGTCTAAGTTAG
- a CDS encoding glycoside hydrolase family 3 N-terminal domain-containing protein, whose amino-acid sequence MARVRRTLAAAAIVALSAALVGCSAVSHTPVVPAPTVAPRAEPGVMNPVDQYALDRLATMSLGQKVMSMLMVHVPGIQPSVSIPAIYDGVGGFILMGDNIPDSLAQLRGETSALSDESGLPVLVATDQEGGIVRRVPTDTAPSAYELRSQVPRASFDAFAQRGALLQSVGVSVNFGIVADIASDRSSFIFERSFGSSGADAAARVSEAVAGESQVLSTLKHFPGHGAAPGDSHSSIPSTSISLSDWSTTHALPFEAGIEAGAPIVMFGHLAFTAVDPQPATFSPRWHEILRDDLGFDGMVITDDMGMLERSGIPEYSNQVANAVRAIEAGNTMLLYVGAVDVPGIVSAVDQAIDDGELDESTIDEAALKILTLRRTLSGETGRFVHCSADCVAISR is encoded by the coding sequence ATGGCTAGAGTGCGGCGAACCCTAGCGGCCGCGGCGATAGTTGCTCTTTCGGCTGCGCTCGTCGGGTGCAGTGCGGTTTCACACACCCCCGTTGTTCCCGCGCCGACCGTCGCGCCTCGAGCCGAGCCCGGTGTTATGAATCCGGTCGACCAGTACGCACTTGATCGGCTTGCCACGATGTCCCTCGGGCAAAAAGTGATGAGCATGCTCATGGTTCACGTGCCGGGTATCCAACCCAGCGTCAGCATCCCCGCAATCTACGATGGCGTCGGCGGTTTTATCTTGATGGGCGACAATATTCCCGACTCGTTAGCGCAGCTGCGTGGAGAGACGTCAGCGCTCAGCGACGAGTCTGGTCTGCCCGTGCTTGTGGCTACCGATCAAGAGGGCGGTATCGTTCGGCGTGTGCCCACCGATACCGCGCCTTCGGCATACGAATTGCGCTCCCAAGTACCTCGGGCATCCTTCGATGCATTTGCCCAACGTGGTGCGCTGTTGCAGTCGGTGGGTGTTTCGGTGAATTTTGGAATTGTTGCTGACATTGCCAGTGATCGATCAAGCTTCATTTTCGAGCGTTCGTTCGGGTCGTCAGGTGCGGATGCGGCTGCCCGAGTTTCGGAGGCAGTCGCTGGGGAGTCGCAAGTGCTTTCCACTCTTAAGCACTTTCCGGGTCACGGTGCCGCTCCCGGAGATTCGCATTCAAGCATCCCGTCAACGTCAATTTCGCTCAGCGATTGGAGCACAACTCATGCATTGCCTTTTGAGGCGGGCATCGAAGCTGGTGCGCCGATTGTGATGTTTGGGCATCTCGCATTTACTGCTGTTGATCCCCAGCCGGCGACGTTTTCCCCGCGGTGGCACGAGATTCTCCGCGACGATCTCGGCTTTGACGGGATGGTGATCACGGATGACATGGGCATGTTGGAGCGTTCCGGCATTCCTGAGTACTCGAATCAGGTTGCAAACGCAGTCCGGGCGATCGAGGCGGGAAATACGATGTTGCTCTACGTCGGCGCAGTAGATGTTCCGGGGATAGTGTCTGCCGTAGACCAGGCAATCGACGATGGCGAGCTCGATGAATCCACGATCGACGAGGCTGCACTCAAAATATTGACGCTTCGTCGCACCCTGTCAGGGGAGACCGGGCGGTTCGTGCACTGCTCCGCCGACTGCGTGGCCATTTCTCGCTAG
- a CDS encoding FUSC family protein has protein sequence MKVLTTLTLARRSPLLQVLKTSVAAVIAWIVAGFALQQPLPIFAAIAALLVVQPSVTQSIEKGVERSIGVVAGVVIALGAGQLFGDQSWVILSVIIISVLVAWALRLGPGSANQIPISAMLVLALGGQDAGYAGERIIETIIGAVIGLIVNLAIVAPVFVSPARVAVALLTKKTAAVLDSLAEALRTPQSEAQLHTLLEDARLLRDLRDAASIALREGTNSLTLNPRRSKHHRMLRRESELFAMLTVLVTRTLGMARAIHDRYDNNLASDPVVMSIARELDRAAHDLRLRGRAPAEREAAPPTRELLTLTAPLAVLTAHPEHWILIGSLLEDVRRVHEEIVGDTDNG, from the coding sequence ATGAAAGTACTGACGACGCTCACACTCGCGCGTCGTTCGCCTTTGTTGCAGGTGCTCAAGACTTCGGTAGCAGCAGTAATTGCTTGGATAGTTGCAGGCTTCGCTCTCCAGCAGCCGCTGCCGATTTTCGCCGCAATCGCGGCCCTGTTGGTGGTTCAGCCAAGCGTCACCCAGTCAATCGAGAAGGGCGTTGAGCGCAGCATCGGTGTTGTTGCCGGTGTAGTGATTGCACTTGGAGCCGGCCAGCTCTTCGGCGACCAAAGTTGGGTGATCCTGAGTGTCATCATCATTTCGGTACTCGTTGCCTGGGCGCTGCGACTCGGGCCCGGCTCCGCCAACCAAATACCCATTAGCGCGATGCTCGTTCTCGCTCTCGGTGGTCAAGATGCGGGCTACGCTGGTGAGCGGATCATTGAGACGATTATCGGTGCCGTGATCGGGTTGATCGTCAACCTTGCGATTGTTGCCCCGGTCTTCGTCAGCCCCGCTCGTGTGGCTGTCGCGCTATTGACGAAGAAAACAGCAGCGGTACTCGATTCGTTGGCTGAGGCATTGCGCACTCCACAGTCCGAGGCACAGCTTCACACGCTTCTTGAAGACGCGCGACTGCTGCGCGATCTGCGCGATGCGGCATCCATCGCACTTCGCGAAGGCACCAATAGCCTGACTCTCAACCCGAGGCGAAGCAAGCATCACCGGATGCTGCGGCGCGAGTCAGAGTTGTTCGCTATGTTGACCGTGCTGGTTACTCGCACACTCGGCATGGCACGGGCTATTCATGACCGGTACGACAACAATTTGGCATCAGACCCTGTAGTCATGTCGATTGCTCGCGAACTCGACCGCGCGGCACACGACTTGCGACTGCGAGGGCGAGCACCAGCTGAGCGTGAGGCTGCGCCGCCAACACGGGAACTGCTCACGCTAACGGCACCGCTCGCGGTGCTCACCGCCCATCCAGAACATTGGATTCTGATCGGCTCACTGCTCGAAGACGTACGACGCGTGCACGAGGAGATCGTCGGCGATACCGACAATGGTTAG
- a CDS encoding glycoside hydrolase family 15 protein yields the protein MALPIEDYALIGDCQTAALVGRDGSIDWLCFPRFDSASMFGALLGNEDHGRWLVAPIASLYDSATVTVTRKYRENTFILVTTWVTDEGEVEVIDFMPYGNRRADVVRRVRGIRGKVAMHTELLIRFGYATALPWLHQAPEAGGHAVIAVAGPDAIVARGIELHSADHKHTANFVISEGETRDLTMTWYQAHRNPPAAVNVDDVLARTSEWWHNWAAHCEPTEQYPEIVKRSLLVLRALTHEDTGGIVAAATTSLPEWFGGSRNWDYRYVWLRDAALTLHVLLDHGYIAEAEAWRRWLLRAIAGDPADVQIMYGLSGERWLEERDLDSLPGYEGATPVRIGNGAFNQFQGDVFGEVMVALQAARRSGVHENDFSWPLQRALMTFVEDNWNRPDNGIWEIRGPERHFTHSRVMLWAAMDCAITAVEEFGLEGPVENWIKIRSEIHEEIERDGWDADRGTYTQYYGGTGVDASLLQLPQVGYLAPNDPRMLGTVAAIEEELLVDGLLLRYRTETGVDGLPDGENPFLACSFWLVEQYAGSDRIKDATILMDRLVGFANDVGLISEEYDTVNERQAGNTPQALSHLALVRAADAISKVKSGK from the coding sequence ATGGCGTTACCAATCGAAGACTATGCCCTTATTGGCGACTGTCAGACGGCTGCCCTTGTTGGCCGCGATGGAAGCATTGACTGGCTCTGCTTTCCCAGATTCGACTCCGCATCGATGTTCGGTGCATTACTCGGCAATGAAGATCACGGCCGCTGGCTTGTTGCGCCGATCGCGAGTCTCTATGATTCTGCGACAGTCACCGTCACTCGAAAATATCGCGAGAACACTTTTATTCTCGTTACCACGTGGGTGACTGACGAGGGCGAAGTCGAAGTAATAGATTTCATGCCCTACGGAAACCGACGTGCTGACGTTGTGCGCAGAGTGCGCGGGATACGCGGAAAAGTTGCCATGCACACTGAACTGCTGATCCGATTCGGTTACGCAACCGCGCTACCGTGGCTACACCAAGCCCCTGAGGCGGGTGGCCACGCCGTTATCGCGGTAGCCGGTCCAGACGCAATCGTCGCGCGAGGTATCGAGCTGCATTCGGCCGACCACAAGCACACAGCAAACTTCGTGATCAGCGAAGGCGAAACTCGCGACCTAACGATGACGTGGTACCAGGCACACCGCAACCCACCCGCTGCAGTAAACGTCGACGATGTACTCGCCCGCACGAGCGAATGGTGGCACAACTGGGCTGCCCATTGTGAACCGACGGAACAGTATCCAGAGATCGTCAAAAGATCACTCTTGGTACTGCGCGCGCTTACTCACGAAGACACCGGCGGAATTGTTGCCGCAGCTACCACGAGCCTGCCCGAATGGTTCGGCGGCAGCCGAAACTGGGACTATCGCTATGTCTGGCTTCGCGACGCCGCGCTCACGCTGCATGTGTTGCTCGATCACGGCTATATCGCCGAAGCTGAAGCATGGCGTCGCTGGCTGCTGCGGGCAATTGCTGGCGATCCTGCCGATGTTCAGATCATGTATGGACTCTCGGGAGAACGCTGGCTTGAGGAGCGCGATCTCGATTCGCTTCCCGGCTACGAAGGAGCAACACCGGTTCGTATCGGCAATGGTGCGTTCAATCAATTCCAGGGGGACGTCTTCGGGGAGGTCATGGTCGCACTCCAGGCCGCTCGTCGTTCTGGCGTGCACGAAAACGACTTTTCCTGGCCGCTCCAACGCGCGCTGATGACATTCGTCGAAGACAACTGGAATCGCCCAGACAACGGCATCTGGGAGATTCGCGGTCCGGAACGTCATTTCACTCATTCACGCGTAATGCTGTGGGCCGCCATGGATTGTGCGATCACCGCGGTCGAAGAGTTCGGCCTTGAGGGCCCCGTCGAGAACTGGATCAAGATTCGCTCGGAGATCCATGAAGAGATCGAACGTGACGGTTGGGACGCAGACCGCGGCACTTACACTCAGTACTACGGCGGCACTGGCGTAGATGCTTCGCTCCTACAACTCCCCCAAGTTGGTTATCTGGCCCCTAACGACCCGCGGATGCTCGGCACGGTAGCCGCCATCGAAGAGGAACTCCTCGTCGATGGTCTTTTGCTGCGCTATCGCACAGAAACCGGAGTAGACGGTCTCCCCGATGGCGAGAACCCTTTCCTCGCGTGCTCCTTCTGGCTTGTCGAACAATATGCTGGCTCTGATCGGATCAAGGATGCAACCATTCTCATGGATCGGCTCGTCGGGTTTGCCAACGATGTCGGACTCATCAGCGAAGAATACGACACCGTCAACGAGCGCCAAGCTGGCAACACTCCGCAAGCACTCAGCCATCTCGCACTTGTGCGCGCCGCCGACGCGATCTCGAAAGTAAAGAGCGGTAAATGA
- a CDS encoding phosphatase domain-containing protein has product MARLGKSPTPAQTAGEILHRAARIEDAFHRWRERRGRKRGLTTTIIPYSSYGGTEWARVLCRVVLTRGTEASKKRAEKVRGWRSFFSIPANDEVVTVTIGGTTVQLTPGRGGVIDEQVAVALLPGWQTATLASAGSDATIAHIFVVDPKATFGIISDVDDTVMVTALPRPLLAAWNTFVLDEHARRPVAGMAVLYDRLARANPLAPVIYLSTGAWNVAPTLTRFLRRNLYPRGAMLLTDWGPTHDRWFRSGAEHKRDSLRRLAAEFPAIKWLLVGDDGQHDEEIYGEFVASHPNNVAAVAIRQLSTGEAVLAGGRSNSAERERESPTPWRFAPDGARLAVELRELGLIND; this is encoded by the coding sequence ATGGCTCGACTCGGCAAATCCCCCACACCCGCGCAGACGGCAGGAGAGATTCTGCACCGCGCGGCTCGGATTGAGGATGCCTTTCACCGGTGGAGGGAACGCCGCGGTCGCAAACGCGGACTCACCACAACGATCATTCCCTATAGCAGCTATGGCGGCACCGAATGGGCTCGAGTGCTCTGCCGAGTGGTTCTCACGCGCGGAACTGAAGCGTCGAAGAAGCGTGCCGAAAAGGTTCGAGGTTGGCGCAGTTTCTTCAGCATCCCGGCGAACGATGAGGTTGTCACGGTCACCATTGGGGGCACAACCGTGCAGCTCACTCCGGGGCGTGGTGGCGTAATTGATGAGCAGGTGGCTGTCGCACTTCTCCCTGGCTGGCAGACGGCCACTCTCGCATCTGCGGGTTCCGATGCCACCATTGCCCACATTTTTGTCGTTGACCCGAAAGCGACCTTCGGAATCATTTCTGACGTGGACGACACCGTGATGGTGACCGCGCTACCTCGCCCGCTGCTGGCGGCATGGAACACTTTCGTGCTCGACGAGCATGCTAGACGCCCTGTGGCAGGCATGGCTGTCTTGTATGACCGTCTCGCGCGAGCGAATCCACTCGCTCCCGTCATCTATCTCTCTACGGGCGCGTGGAATGTCGCGCCGACGCTGACGCGCTTTCTCAGGCGGAACCTGTACCCGCGCGGTGCGATGCTTCTGACTGACTGGGGGCCGACCCACGACCGCTGGTTCCGCAGTGGCGCCGAGCATAAGCGGGACAGTCTTCGCAGGCTGGCCGCTGAGTTTCCCGCGATCAAGTGGCTCCTGGTCGGTGACGACGGGCAGCATGACGAAGAGATTTATGGGGAGTTTGTCGCAAGCCACCCCAACAATGTCGCGGCAGTCGCAATCCGGCAACTGTCGACCGGTGAGGCAGTTCTCGCCGGTGGCCGCAGTAACTCCGCGGAACGTGAACGTGAGTCGCCGACTCCGTGGCGCTTCGCGCCTGACGGGGCACGCTTGGCTGTCGAGCTCAGAGAGCTCGGACTTATCAACGACTGA
- a CDS encoding SOS response-associated peptidase: MCGRFAMDDTVNQMITEFVTATGRPPEEWQADWLATPIARPTDQVPILLKTREDRDNPHSALIPRAALAQWWLTPPFSPALRGKHATFNARSETVTQKPTFRAAVAHQRAVLPSIGYFETKKTGPKPVPYYITPPDGLLFFAGLYSWWQDPTSEPGDPKRWHLTTTMLTQAATGTLAEIHDRMPVIVAKGAIDEWIDPRTLGDENLVQATVAASAILGEQLRAEPQLRQ; encoded by the coding sequence ATGTGCGGTCGATTTGCCATGGATGACACGGTCAATCAGATGATTACCGAGTTCGTTACTGCCACCGGCAGGCCCCCCGAAGAATGGCAAGCAGACTGGCTCGCGACACCGATAGCGCGGCCCACCGATCAGGTACCGATACTGCTCAAGACTCGCGAAGATCGGGATAATCCCCACTCGGCGCTCATTCCGCGCGCTGCACTGGCACAGTGGTGGCTGACCCCGCCATTCTCGCCCGCACTGCGAGGCAAACACGCCACGTTCAATGCGCGCAGTGAGACAGTTACGCAGAAGCCGACCTTTCGCGCGGCCGTTGCGCATCAACGTGCAGTGCTTCCTTCGATCGGTTACTTCGAGACTAAGAAGACCGGCCCGAAACCGGTGCCGTACTACATCACCCCTCCCGACGGACTCCTGTTCTTCGCCGGGCTGTATTCCTGGTGGCAAGACCCCACAAGCGAGCCAGGTGATCCCAAGCGTTGGCATCTCACCACCACCATGCTGACGCAAGCAGCAACGGGTACCCTGGCAGAAATCCATGATCGGATGCCGGTCATAGTCGCCAAAGGTGCCATCGATGAGTGGATCGATCCCCGCACTCTCGGGGATGAGAATTTGGTACAGGCGACGGTAGCGGCATCCGCAATTTTGGGTGAACAATTGCGTGCTGAACCTCAGTTGCGGCAGTAG
- a CDS encoding TetR/AcrR family transcriptional regulator has protein sequence MSAQTTTFDIATEPAVSLRNEPVQARSTARLTALLDAAASIVDEVGIERLTTAMVAERAAASIGTVYRYFPDRIVLLQALGARNFDRVMTRINEAINDPSQSDWSEALSQAFASVIDTYRTEPGFRGLRVGDQLDLRPLPNGRTHKSLVAERIVEALSARFGVENSAASRFTLEAGLEMSDALVARAFLMNPQGDDEFITVSTSAVRGFIAENIGW, from the coding sequence GTGTCCGCACAGACAACAACTTTTGACATCGCGACTGAACCAGCAGTCTCGCTTCGCAACGAGCCCGTGCAAGCACGAAGCACCGCTCGCCTCACAGCACTACTCGATGCAGCAGCATCGATCGTGGACGAAGTCGGCATTGAGCGGCTAACCACCGCCATGGTTGCCGAGCGCGCAGCAGCATCGATCGGCACCGTCTATCGCTATTTTCCCGACCGTATCGTGTTGCTTCAAGCGTTAGGCGCGCGCAACTTTGATCGCGTGATGACACGAATCAATGAGGCGATCAACGACCCGTCGCAGTCGGATTGGAGTGAAGCGCTGTCGCAAGCGTTCGCGTCCGTCATCGACACCTACCGCACTGAGCCTGGGTTCCGCGGGCTCCGTGTCGGAGATCAACTTGATCTTCGCCCGCTGCCCAATGGCCGTACTCACAAGTCACTTGTGGCTGAACGTATTGTCGAGGCGCTGTCGGCTCGCTTTGGTGTCGAGAATTCTGCAGCGTCACGATTTACGCTCGAAGCGGGTCTTGAGATGAGCGATGCGCTTGTTGCGCGTGCGTTCCTCATGAATCCACAGGGCGATGACGAATTCATCACCGTAAGTACCTCTGCTGTTCGCGGATTTATCGCGGAGAACATCGGCTGGTAG
- a CDS encoding ATP-binding cassette domain-containing protein, producing the protein MIEFQAVTKRFSDGTVAVDNFNLVIPSRKITVFVGSSGSGKTTLLRMINRMVDLTEGDIEIDGDSIMRKEPVALRRSIGYVMQNSGLLPHFKVIDNVTTVPTLNGVPKKQARAQALELLDKVGLSRTLADRYPSQLSGGQQQRVGVARGLAANPNILLMDEPFGAVDPIVRAELQQETIRLQHELDKTIVFVTHDIDEAFLLGDQVVILEKGAKIAQVGSPNEIMAKPASDFVANFIGTDRGKRALSLKKTESGTILVDSEGRGAGVLVGGSEPA; encoded by the coding sequence TTGATTGAATTTCAAGCGGTAACCAAACGATTTAGCGACGGTACCGTTGCTGTTGACAATTTCAACCTCGTGATTCCCTCACGCAAAATCACGGTGTTTGTCGGCTCATCGGGCAGTGGCAAAACTACGCTGCTCAGGATGATCAACCGCATGGTAGACCTCACTGAGGGCGACATCGAAATTGATGGTGACAGCATCATGCGCAAGGAGCCGGTGGCTCTCAGGCGCAGCATCGGCTATGTGATGCAAAACTCAGGGCTTCTGCCCCACTTTAAAGTCATTGACAACGTGACCACTGTTCCGACGCTTAATGGTGTGCCTAAGAAGCAGGCACGTGCTCAAGCGCTCGAACTACTCGACAAGGTTGGCTTGAGCCGCACGCTTGCCGATCGCTATCCGAGTCAACTCTCGGGCGGCCAGCAACAACGCGTGGGGGTGGCCCGCGGCTTGGCGGCTAATCCCAACATTCTGTTGATGGATGAGCCTTTTGGGGCCGTCGACCCCATCGTGAGAGCGGAACTGCAGCAGGAGACGATTCGACTTCAGCATGAACTCGACAAGACGATCGTTTTCGTCACTCACGACATCGACGAGGCGTTCCTGCTCGGCGATCAGGTGGTCATCCTTGAGAAGGGTGCCAAGATCGCGCAGGTCGGCAGTCCTAATGAGATCATGGCGAAGCCCGCCAGCGATTTTGTCGCGAATTTTATTGGCACCGATCGCGGTAAGCGTGCTCTCTCGCTGAAGAAGACCGAGTCGGGAACGATTCTGGTCGACAGCGAGGGCCGTGGAGCAGGAGTTCTCGTCGGTGGGTCGGAGCCGGCGTGA
- a CDS encoding ABC transporter permease — MTWIINNLDLIWGLTLEHVRLSIPPIVLGFLISIPLGWVAYRFKLTRGILLTLAGLLYTIPSLALFVILPPLLGISFLSELNITIALTLYAVAIMARSVADALTSVDPAIRQSATAVGFGGWRRFWTVDFPLAGPVVLAGLRVAAVSTVSLVTVGILIGVESLGYLFTNGFQRRIPEEIFAGVVMTVVVALLIDRGLVLVGRMLMPWTTAKKTKASQVDAAVEGATA; from the coding sequence GTGACGTGGATCATCAATAATCTTGATTTGATCTGGGGCCTCACGCTTGAACACGTTCGACTGAGCATCCCCCCGATTGTTCTCGGTTTTCTTATTTCTATCCCGCTGGGCTGGGTTGCGTATCGCTTCAAGCTCACTCGGGGAATCTTATTAACTCTTGCCGGCTTGCTCTACACAATCCCGTCGTTGGCACTTTTTGTGATCCTGCCACCCCTTTTGGGCATCAGCTTCCTCAGTGAACTCAACATCACCATCGCGCTTACGCTGTATGCCGTCGCGATCATGGCGAGATCTGTGGCGGATGCACTCACCTCTGTTGATCCCGCGATCCGTCAATCGGCTACCGCCGTAGGGTTTGGCGGCTGGCGTCGATTCTGGACTGTCGACTTTCCGCTCGCCGGTCCCGTCGTTCTTGCAGGGCTTCGTGTGGCTGCGGTCTCGACAGTGAGTCTGGTTACCGTCGGAATCCTGATCGGCGTCGAGAGCTTGGGCTACCTGTTTACCAATGGCTTTCAGCGTCGGATACCAGAGGAAATTTTCGCTGGGGTAGTGATGACCGTTGTTGTCGCCCTGCTTATTGACCGAGGTCTCGTACTCGTCGGGCGGATGCTCATGCCCTGGACCACCGCCAAGAAAACGAAAGCTAGTCAGGTCGATGCTGCTGTGGAAGGCGCAACCGCATGA